From Streptomyces chrestomyceticus JCM 4735, one genomic window encodes:
- a CDS encoding LacI family DNA-binding transcriptional regulator produces MTDTARGTSRRYGSRPTMKDVAARAGVGLKTVSRVVNGEPGVTPETERRVQDAITALGFRRNDSARILRKGRTASIGLVLEDLADPFYGPLSRAVEEVARDHGALLINGSSAEDPAREQELVLALCARRVDGLVIIPAADDHRYLEPEIAAGVATVFVDRPAGRIEADTVLSDSFGGARDAVAHLIAHGHRRIGFIGDQPRIHTAAERLRGYRTAMAEAGLTADESWVSLGSTAPDRVRFAATAMLDGPRPVTALFAGNNRVTVTAVRVLAERPRPVALVGFDDFELADLVSPAITVVAQDAARLGRTAATMLFRRLEGTDLPPQRQEIPTRLVPRGSGELPPPADD; encoded by the coding sequence GTGACCGACACCGCCCGGGGCACCTCCCGCCGCTACGGCAGCCGGCCCACGATGAAGGACGTCGCGGCCCGGGCCGGCGTCGGCCTGAAGACGGTCTCCCGGGTGGTCAACGGCGAGCCCGGCGTCACCCCCGAGACCGAGCGCCGCGTCCAGGACGCCATCACCGCCCTCGGCTTCCGCCGCAACGACTCCGCCCGCATCCTGCGCAAGGGCCGCACCGCCAGCATCGGCCTGGTCCTGGAGGACCTCGCCGACCCGTTCTACGGGCCGCTCAGCCGCGCCGTCGAGGAGGTCGCCCGGGACCACGGCGCGCTGCTGATCAACGGGTCCAGCGCCGAGGACCCGGCCCGCGAGCAGGAGCTGGTCCTGGCCCTGTGCGCGCGCCGGGTGGACGGCCTGGTGATCATCCCGGCCGCCGACGACCACCGTTACCTGGAGCCGGAGATCGCGGCGGGCGTGGCCACCGTCTTCGTGGACCGCCCGGCGGGCCGGATCGAGGCGGACACGGTGCTCTCCGACAGCTTCGGCGGCGCCCGCGACGCGGTCGCCCACCTGATCGCGCACGGCCACCGCCGGATCGGCTTCATCGGCGACCAGCCGCGCATCCACACCGCCGCGGAGCGGCTGCGCGGCTACCGTACGGCGATGGCCGAGGCCGGGCTGACCGCCGACGAGTCGTGGGTCTCCCTCGGGTCGACCGCGCCCGACCGGGTACGGTTCGCGGCCACCGCCATGCTGGACGGGCCGCGCCCGGTCACCGCGCTGTTCGCGGGCAACAACCGGGTCACGGTCACGGCGGTACGGGTGCTCGCCGAACGCCCGCGCCCGGTCGCCCTGGTGGGCTTCGACGACTTCGAGCTGGCCGACCTGGTGTCCCCCGCGATCACGGTCGTGGCACAGGACGCCGCGCGCCTCGGGCGTACCGCCGCCACGATGCTGTTCCGCCGACTGGAGGGCACCGATCTCCCGCCCCAGCGCCAGGAGATCCCCACCCGCCTCGTCCCACGCGGCTCGGGCGAACTGCCCCCGCCCGCCGACGACTGA
- a CDS encoding polymorphic toxin-type HINT domain-containing protein produces MSASLVAGLLGAGPAIAAEAADPGDAVRKRGMVLDYWIAGGAGVKAAAELALTGSDEDVDRFFAEKGSLAYDDNYVVASRMIGAGGPAVREAAKTALKASTRDAPEPLSTFLQDGWQAPLRQDNEVEVSRVVNFGGNGVKEAGKAALKAGPEAVSAFLDKGQYAARRQDNEVEVSALINSGGPAVKAAGKVALRGTAEDIAEFLEIGQFTARARDQEHATIAELAEQATLAGKRAANETDKAKDAADRAIKASEAAKEAAAEAAKQTELAKNDSQRAAIKAKQAADAARGAAAAAQHAIGAANAANRAARIAAMAAAQTAAAATNAANAANDALNASIAAASDAGKAEHARDMAAKAHQASKLARDSVKAAEKASAASRASGDAAKAALSASDNADSAADSAERANRFADEAGVHSGEARNAAIEARRHANESRRAANAAQALAYRSADAADQARAAANSAADHAEKAALAADEAAKHAGEAADAAAQATKHAKAAEEAAKASDAAAAAAQKVFDIARATEAEDLATRTAAAIEEARTDKAQVGELTSASAAAAVDAKSLDSTAAELAAEAAKPDADTKALAAKGRTLAMRALKVRGPWSQEAAKQALAGSDEDVLAYLRSGWQKAGLDEMREKVFQLSTQSEYEVVRTAAAAALKGSDQQIRDFYTTGQYEVAVTDLTVRVSQINNAGGPGVKEASKAALKDGRGKTLAAFIATGQYTAQHSDEEVTASKLVNTGGPEVKAAAKVALAGAAEDVHDFVQLGQYMADRKDQLAATHIAQVQHLVAEASIVAAEAQRNRWIAAGAAAKANNASDQAAKAADEAKKNAKLADGYRIDAGKAADSAEASAAQAAQSAKTARNAADNAQRDAADAENSAAQARFSFEYARASAKIADDAAGEARASALKAGKSRDEATALASQAWGEVKKKREAEEAEARRKAEEERKEKEQSEQKICYEHPTHELAVLPCLAAGGKLKQVEPNPIVSAIAWEVADADTALKCVKDPNLLDCGSFIIGLTPWGKGFKIAGKFAGKVGGKVVEKIAKTVKKRKAIKCATCFPAGTKVLMGNAATKNIESVKVGDEVTATDPVGGTSGKRTVTALIVTEHDKQFNELTVATRRGSERITATHEHPFWSPSQKSWVKAAGLRRGMTLRAADGTDVPVRGNRPFTENTRTYNLTVGGLHTYYVLAGRTPVLVHNANPCDPPLILLHSDSLDKSSLDFWHKQKTEDIIASLQPKAREPLIVKPDGTIMNGNTRITVLKSRGYDIDSLPRESYGKRQPTTDDEFWAMEQ; encoded by the coding sequence GTGTCCGCCTCCCTGGTGGCAGGGCTCCTGGGGGCCGGACCAGCCATTGCGGCCGAAGCCGCAGATCCCGGCGACGCGGTCCGCAAACGCGGCATGGTCCTTGACTACTGGATAGCCGGTGGAGCCGGCGTCAAGGCGGCGGCCGAGCTGGCGCTGACGGGCTCGGACGAGGACGTCGACAGGTTCTTCGCCGAGAAGGGCAGCCTGGCGTACGACGACAACTACGTCGTGGCCAGCCGGATGATCGGTGCCGGGGGTCCTGCGGTCCGTGAAGCGGCCAAGACGGCGCTCAAGGCCAGTACGCGGGATGCGCCGGAGCCGCTGAGTACCTTCCTGCAGGACGGTTGGCAGGCGCCGCTGCGGCAGGACAACGAGGTCGAGGTCTCCCGGGTCGTCAACTTCGGCGGCAACGGGGTCAAGGAGGCCGGCAAGGCCGCGCTGAAGGCCGGCCCCGAGGCCGTCAGTGCGTTCCTGGACAAGGGGCAGTACGCGGCGCGCCGTCAGGACAACGAGGTCGAGGTCTCGGCGCTGATCAACTCCGGTGGCCCGGCCGTCAAGGCCGCCGGCAAGGTCGCCTTGCGCGGCACGGCGGAGGACATCGCCGAGTTCCTGGAGATCGGGCAGTTCACCGCGCGGGCCCGCGACCAGGAGCACGCCACCATCGCCGAGCTGGCCGAACAGGCCACCTTGGCCGGCAAACGGGCCGCGAACGAAACGGACAAGGCCAAGGACGCCGCCGACCGCGCCATCAAGGCATCCGAGGCCGCCAAGGAAGCCGCCGCCGAAGCAGCCAAGCAGACCGAGCTGGCCAAGAACGACTCCCAGCGCGCGGCGATCAAGGCCAAGCAGGCCGCCGACGCGGCCCGGGGAGCGGCCGCGGCCGCCCAGCACGCCATCGGCGCGGCCAACGCCGCCAACCGCGCGGCCCGCATCGCCGCCATGGCCGCAGCCCAGACCGCGGCGGCCGCCACCAACGCGGCCAACGCCGCCAACGACGCCCTCAACGCCTCCATCGCCGCCGCCTCCGACGCGGGCAAGGCCGAGCATGCCCGGGACATGGCCGCAAAGGCGCACCAGGCGTCCAAGCTCGCCCGCGACTCGGTCAAGGCCGCCGAGAAGGCCAGTGCGGCCTCCCGGGCCTCCGGCGATGCCGCCAAGGCGGCGCTGAGCGCCAGCGACAACGCCGACTCCGCGGCCGACTCCGCCGAGCGCGCCAACCGCTTCGCCGACGAAGCCGGGGTCCACTCCGGCGAGGCCCGCAACGCCGCGATCGAGGCCCGCCGGCACGCCAACGAGTCTCGGCGGGCGGCCAACGCCGCCCAGGCGCTGGCCTACCGCTCGGCGGATGCCGCCGACCAGGCCCGGGCCGCCGCCAATTCCGCCGCCGACCACGCCGAGAAGGCCGCACTGGCGGCCGACGAGGCCGCCAAGCACGCCGGTGAGGCCGCCGATGCCGCCGCACAGGCCACCAAGCACGCCAAGGCCGCCGAGGAAGCGGCGAAAGCGTCCGACGCCGCCGCCGCGGCTGCCCAGAAGGTCTTCGACATCGCCCGCGCCACCGAGGCCGAAGACCTGGCGACCCGCACCGCCGCCGCCATCGAAGAAGCCCGGACCGACAAGGCACAGGTCGGCGAGCTGACCTCCGCCTCGGCCGCCGCCGCGGTGGATGCCAAGTCGCTGGATTCGACGGCCGCCGAGCTGGCCGCCGAGGCCGCCAAGCCCGACGCCGACACCAAGGCCCTCGCGGCCAAGGGCCGAACGCTGGCAATGAGAGCGCTGAAGGTGCGCGGCCCCTGGAGCCAGGAGGCGGCCAAGCAGGCGCTGGCCGGTTCCGACGAGGACGTACTCGCGTACCTGCGCAGCGGGTGGCAGAAGGCCGGCCTGGACGAGATGCGGGAGAAAGTCTTCCAGCTCAGTACCCAGAGCGAGTACGAGGTGGTGCGCACCGCTGCCGCCGCGGCGCTCAAGGGTTCCGACCAGCAGATTCGGGACTTTTACACCACCGGTCAGTACGAGGTGGCCGTCACCGACCTGACGGTGCGCGTCTCGCAGATCAACAACGCCGGAGGCCCCGGGGTCAAGGAGGCGTCCAAGGCGGCGCTGAAGGACGGGCGCGGCAAGACGCTGGCCGCCTTCATCGCCACCGGCCAGTACACCGCCCAGCACTCCGACGAAGAAGTCACCGCCTCCAAGCTCGTCAACACCGGCGGCCCGGAGGTCAAGGCGGCCGCGAAGGTCGCGCTGGCGGGTGCGGCCGAGGACGTGCACGACTTCGTCCAGCTCGGCCAGTACATGGCCGACCGCAAGGACCAGCTCGCCGCCACCCACATCGCCCAGGTCCAGCACCTGGTCGCCGAAGCGTCCATCGTCGCCGCCGAAGCCCAGCGCAACCGCTGGATCGCCGCCGGCGCCGCCGCCAAGGCCAACAACGCCTCCGACCAGGCCGCCAAGGCCGCCGACGAGGCCAAGAAGAACGCGAAGCTCGCCGACGGGTACCGCATCGACGCCGGCAAGGCCGCCGACAGCGCCGAAGCCAGCGCCGCCCAGGCCGCCCAATCCGCCAAGACCGCCCGCAACGCCGCCGACAACGCCCAACGCGACGCCGCCGACGCCGAGAACTCAGCAGCACAGGCCCGGTTCTCCTTCGAATACGCCCGCGCCTCGGCAAAGATCGCTGACGACGCGGCCGGCGAGGCCCGCGCTTCCGCGCTCAAGGCCGGGAAGAGCAGGGACGAAGCCACTGCCCTTGCCTCCCAGGCGTGGGGCGAAGTGAAGAAGAAGCGCGAGGCCGAGGAGGCCGAGGCGCGCCGCAAGGCCGAAGAGGAGCGCAAGGAGAAGGAACAGTCCGAGCAGAAAATCTGCTACGAACACCCCACCCACGAACTCGCCGTCCTGCCCTGCCTGGCCGCCGGCGGCAAGCTCAAGCAGGTCGAGCCCAACCCCATCGTCTCCGCCATCGCGTGGGAGGTCGCCGACGCCGACACGGCCCTGAAGTGCGTCAAGGATCCCAATCTCCTCGACTGCGGCTCCTTCATCATCGGCCTCACCCCCTGGGGCAAGGGCTTCAAGATCGCCGGTAAGTTCGCCGGCAAGGTCGGCGGCAAGGTCGTCGAGAAGATCGCCAAAACCGTGAAGAAGAGGAAGGCGATCAAGTGCGCCACGTGCTTCCCGGCCGGCACCAAGGTGCTCATGGGCAACGCGGCGACGAAGAACATCGAGTCCGTAAAGGTCGGCGATGAGGTAACCGCCACCGACCCGGTCGGCGGCACGAGCGGAAAACGGACGGTGACCGCCCTCATCGTCACCGAGCACGACAAGCAGTTCAACGAACTGACCGTCGCCACCCGCCGGGGCAGCGAAAGGATCACCGCCACCCACGAGCACCCGTTCTGGTCCCCGTCGCAGAAGTCGTGGGTCAAGGCCGCCGGCCTCCGCCGGGGCATGACGCTCAGGGCCGCCGACGGTACCGACGTGCCGGTGCGGGGAAACCGCCCGTTCACCGAGAACACCCGGACCTATAACCTGACGGTCGGTGGCCTGCACACGTACTATGTACTGGCAGGCCGGACTCCGGTTCTGGTGCACAACGCCAATCCGTGCGATCCTCCGCTGATCCTGCTGCACTCCGATTCTCTCGACAAGAGCTCGCTGGACTTCTGGCACAAGCAGAAGACCGAGGACATCATCGCCTCCTTGCAGCCGAAAGCGAGAGAACCGCTGATCGTGAAGCCGGACGGAACCATCATGAACGGGAACACCAGAATCACGGTTCTCAAGTCGCGCGGATACGACATCGACTCACTGCCGCGAGAATCCTACGGAAAACGCCAACCGACGACGGACGACGAATTCTGGGCCATGGAGCAATGA